In Methylomonas sp. MK1, the following are encoded in one genomic region:
- a CDS encoding amidohydrolase family protein produces the protein MKSNHRLPALSLARRRFLKLTATGLATASVPASALFRLTNQCLDPAGTPTSALETAAWQGINPADWWDCHTHIVGSGDGGSGITQTPDMHAPLKHPVQTLQQWAYANAACIPDTDQDAAFVNRLRALMDTTPKGAKVMLYAFDRAHGASGDPDHANTAFFVPNEYAQSLAQAYPERFEWVASIHPYRQDCVTVLEKAVASGARAVKWLPPAMGIDPASPQCDRFYKAAAQLNIPIITHGGEENALHGADQPLFGNPLRLRRALDAGVRVVIAHCATLGTDVDEDGREVRSFDLFAKLMTDKQWQDRLFGDISAITLRNRDMEVIKALLTETSWHSRLLYGSDYPLTGILPLISPEAFAKAGLLAADAIEPLLALQEYHPFRFDFVLKRSLAWQGKRFAEGIFATRPFFTGQQR, from the coding sequence ATGAAATCAAACCATCGCCTGCCAGCCTTAAGCCTAGCCCGCCGCCGTTTTCTAAAACTGACAGCAACCGGTCTGGCAACCGCCAGCGTGCCGGCTTCGGCACTGTTTCGCTTAACCAACCAGTGTCTCGATCCGGCCGGGACGCCGACATCAGCCCTGGAAACCGCCGCCTGGCAAGGCATAAATCCGGCTGACTGGTGGGATTGCCACACGCATATCGTCGGCTCCGGCGACGGCGGTAGCGGCATCACGCAAACACCGGATATGCACGCGCCGCTAAAGCACCCGGTGCAAACCCTGCAACAATGGGCCTACGCCAACGCAGCCTGCATCCCCGACACCGACCAAGACGCCGCATTCGTCAATCGCCTACGCGCACTGATGGACACCACGCCCAAGGGCGCCAAAGTCATGCTGTATGCCTTCGACCGCGCCCACGGCGCCAGCGGCGACCCGGATCATGCCAATACCGCATTTTTTGTCCCCAATGAGTACGCTCAGAGTCTGGCGCAAGCCTATCCGGAGCGCTTCGAATGGGTGGCCAGCATTCATCCTTATCGCCAGGATTGCGTGACGGTATTGGAAAAAGCCGTGGCGAGCGGCGCGCGTGCCGTCAAATGGCTGCCGCCGGCGATGGGCATAGACCCGGCTTCGCCGCAATGCGACCGGTTTTATAAAGCGGCTGCGCAATTGAACATCCCGATCATTACCCACGGTGGTGAAGAGAATGCGCTGCATGGCGCCGACCAGCCCTTGTTCGGCAATCCGTTGCGCTTGCGGCGGGCTCTCGATGCCGGCGTCCGGGTTGTGATCGCCCATTGCGCGACGTTGGGCACGGATGTGGATGAAGACGGCCGGGAAGTCAGAAGCTTTGATTTGTTTGCTAAGCTGATGACCGATAAACAATGGCAGGATAGGCTATTTGGGGATATTTCCGCGATTACCTTGCGCAATCGTGACATGGAAGTCATTAAGGCCTTGCTGACGGAAACAAGCTGGCATAGCCGATTGTTATATGGCTCGGACTACCCCCTGACCGGGATTTTGCCGTTGATTTCACCCGAAGCTTTTGCCAAAGCCGGCTTGCTGGCGGCAGACGCCATCGAACCGCTATTGGCCTTACAGGAATACCACCCCTTCCGCTTCGATTTTGTGTTGAAACGCAGTTTGGCCTGGCAGGGTAAACGTTTTGCGGAAGGCATCTTTGCGACTCGGCCGTTTTTTACGGGCCAACAACGTTAG
- a CDS encoding FitA-like ribbon-helix-helix domain-containing protein, which translates to MPSLVVRNLDETLVKALKARAAAHHRSTEAEHRAILAEVLTGPQRKSFTEALAAMPNVGTDTDFLRVDTESDLADVFD; encoded by the coding sequence ATGCCCAGCCTTGTTGTTAGAAATCTTGATGAAACGCTAGTTAAGGCTTTGAAAGCCAGAGCTGCCGCCCACCATCGTTCCACAGAAGCAGAACATCGCGCCATCCTGGCGGAGGTTTTGACCGGGCCGCAACGGAAATCTTTTACGGAAGCGCTAGCCGCCATGCCCAATGTCGGCACGGATACTGACTTTCTGCGTGTTGATACCGAGAGCGATTTGGCTGATGTATTTGATTGA